In Hyperolius riggenbachi isolate aHypRig1 chromosome 10, aHypRig1.pri, whole genome shotgun sequence, a genomic segment contains:
- the LOC137536640 gene encoding involucrin-like gives MQRNRKALRDAERNRRALRDAERNRKALRDAEEQEGSKRYREEQEGSKRYREEQEGSKRCREEQEGSKRCREEQAGSKRCREEQEGSKRCREEQEGSKRCREEQEGSKRCREEQEGSKRCREEQEGSKRCREEQGGSKRCREEQRGSKRCREEQEGYKMQRGTGRL, from the coding sequence atgcagaggaacaggaaggctctaagagatgcagagaggaacaggagggcTCTAAGAGAtgcagagaggaacaggaaggctctaagagatgcagaggaacaggaaggctctaagaggtacagagaggaacaggagggcTCTAAGAGGtacagagaggaacaggaaggctctaagagatgcagagaggaacaggaaggctctaagaGATGCAGAGAGGAACAGGCAGGCTCTAAGAGAtgcagagaggaacaggaaggctctaaaagatgcagagaggaacaggaaggctctaaaagatgcagagaggaacaggaaggctctaagagatgcagagaggaacaggaaggctctaagagatgcagagaggaacaggaaggctctaagaGATGCAGAGAGGAACAGGGAGGCTCTAAGAGATGCAGAGAGGAACAGCGAGGCTCTAAGAGAtgcagagaggaacaggaaggctataAGATGCAGAGAGGAACAGGCAGGCTCTaa